A region of Planctomicrobium piriforme DNA encodes the following proteins:
- a CDS encoding MFS transporter produces the protein MSNASAKSSLRTAWLVVALLVPVALLNYLDRQMLAAMKLSMVTDIADISTKAHWGIVLGSFKWVYAVLSPVGGYLADRLNRKWVIISSLFVWSAVTWATAHVSSFNQLVATRALMGVSEAFYIPAALALITDFHVGQTRSKAVGFHQMGIYAGIIIGGFAGYVAENPNLGWRFAFNLCGIAGILYAVPLMFLLPPPPPRADDHVLSSPLQSLRELFSNFDYILLVLYFTLPALAGWVVKDWMPDILREKFDLGQGAAGVSAVLYVQLASLVGVGIGGWLADRWVKKTNRGRIYVSAIGMSFFLPALFGVGNATTLAVAIGFLVLFGLGWGFFDCNNMPILCQITRPHLRATGYGIMNLVSISCGGFADLGFGALRDRQVPLNVIFGAFAGVAGLSILIVLLIRPRENIST, from the coding sequence ATGTCGAATGCGTCCGCCAAATCGTCGCTACGCACCGCCTGGCTGGTCGTGGCGCTGCTCGTGCCAGTCGCTCTGTTGAATTACCTCGACCGGCAGATGCTCGCGGCGATGAAATTGTCGATGGTGACCGACATCGCCGACATCTCCACCAAGGCCCACTGGGGCATCGTGCTGGGGTCATTCAAATGGGTGTATGCAGTGCTGAGTCCGGTGGGGGGCTACCTGGCCGACCGGCTGAACCGTAAATGGGTCATCATCTCGAGTCTGTTTGTCTGGTCCGCCGTGACCTGGGCCACGGCTCATGTCTCGTCGTTCAATCAACTGGTCGCGACCCGGGCACTGATGGGCGTCAGCGAAGCGTTCTATATTCCCGCGGCCCTCGCCCTCATCACCGACTTTCATGTCGGGCAGACCCGATCGAAGGCGGTCGGTTTCCATCAGATGGGCATTTACGCCGGCATCATCATTGGCGGATTTGCGGGATATGTGGCGGAGAACCCCAACCTGGGCTGGCGGTTCGCCTTCAATCTGTGCGGGATTGCCGGCATCCTGTACGCCGTGCCGCTCATGTTTCTGCTTCCGCCGCCGCCGCCTCGGGCAGACGACCATGTTCTTTCTAGCCCGCTGCAATCCCTGCGCGAGCTGTTCAGCAATTTCGACTACATTCTGCTGGTGCTGTACTTCACGCTGCCGGCGCTGGCCGGCTGGGTGGTGAAAGACTGGATGCCTGACATCCTGCGAGAAAAATTCGATCTTGGTCAGGGAGCGGCCGGGGTGTCGGCGGTGCTGTATGTGCAACTGGCGTCGCTGGTCGGAGTGGGGATCGGCGGCTGGCTCGCCGACCGCTGGGTGAAGAAGACCAATCGCGGACGCATCTATGTCAGCGCGATCGGGATGTCGTTCTTTCTGCCGGCGCTGTTTGGAGTGGGGAACGCGACGACGCTGGCTGTGGCGATTGGGTTCCTCGTGCTGTTTGGACTGGGCTGGGGCTTCTTCGACTGCAACAACATGCCCATCCTTTGCCAGATCACCCGACCACACCTGCGGGCGACCGGTTATGGGATCATGAATCTCGTGAGCATCAGTTGCGGCGGTTTTGCCGATTTGGGCTTTGGAGCATTACGGGATCGGCAAGTTCCGCTGAATGTCATCTTCGGAGCTTTTGCCGGCGTGGCCGGATTGTCGATTTTGATTGTGCTGCTGATCCGCCCGCGTGAGAATATCTCAACGTAG
- a CDS encoding ABC transporter ATP-binding protein, giving the protein MTERPTPSAMIEAQGLSKYYGPFIATENVTFSVPTGQVAAFLGPNGAGKSTTMKLLTGFLSPSAGVARIGGYDMATQRIEASRLIGYLPENGPLYNEMTPQSLLKYLGQARGMTSAQLKKRLDFVASRCSLEDVWGKQISKLSRGYRQRVGMAHALLHDPAVLILDEPTSGLDPNQTYQVRELIRELGLTKTILLSTHILTEVEAVCSRVILINRGRVLLDGNVEQMRGQHHDIESHFRQLTGGAA; this is encoded by the coding sequence ATGACTGAGCGTCCGACGCCGTCCGCCATGATCGAGGCCCAGGGCCTCAGTAAGTACTACGGACCATTCATCGCAACTGAAAACGTCACTTTCAGCGTCCCCACCGGTCAGGTGGCGGCGTTCCTGGGCCCGAACGGCGCAGGAAAGTCGACGACCATGAAACTCCTCACGGGGTTTCTCTCTCCCAGCGCCGGAGTCGCCCGCATCGGCGGTTACGACATGGCAACCCAGCGGATCGAGGCCAGCCGGCTCATCGGCTATCTGCCAGAGAACGGCCCGCTCTATAACGAAATGACTCCGCAGAGTTTGCTCAAGTACCTCGGCCAGGCCCGGGGAATGACCTCGGCACAGCTCAAGAAGCGGCTCGACTTCGTGGCCTCGCGGTGCTCGCTGGAAGACGTGTGGGGCAAGCAGATCAGCAAGCTCTCCCGCGGTTATCGTCAACGGGTCGGGATGGCGCATGCCCTGCTGCATGATCCCGCTGTGCTGATTCTCGACGAGCCCACCAGCGGCCTCGATCCCAATCAGACCTATCAGGTGCGCGAGCTGATTCGCGAACTCGGACTCACGAAAACCATTCTGCTGTCGACCCATATTTTGACCGAGGTCGAAGCGGTCTGCAGTCGGGTGATTCTGATCAATCGCGGCCGAGTCCTGCTCGACGGCAACGTCGAACAGATGCGCGGGCAGCATCACGACATCGAATCGCACTTCCGCCAATTGACGGGCGGAGCCGCATAG
- the argH gene encoding argininosuccinate lyase translates to MSQKAWGGRFSEPTDAQVELFTESISFDSRLAAVDVEGSQAHARMLAHVGLITADECEQICTALTEILGEIRRGEMEYKSSLEDIHMHIESALIRRLGDVGRKLHTGRSRNDQVATDIRLYIRNTIDALDVQLKELQLAFVSRGERDIGVILPGYTHLQRAQPVNAVHYWLAYCEKFQRDRDRLADCRKRMNQCPLGAAALAGSTLPLDRQFTASALHFTSPAANSLDISSDRDYLAEFTSALALIAVHLSGWAEEWILWCTTEFGFLKLPDKYTTGSSIMPQKKNPDVLELIRGKSARVIAASQQLFVLMKGLPMAYNRDLQEDKLAAFTAYDTVNSCLLVAPSIVAHAVLNRERINARIEEGFLDATALMEYLIKQGVPMRTGHEIVGKLVAECEGRGCRLADLKLNELQQVAPAVKDDIYAVLGASKAANALVTYGSGGTECVKEQLAQWIVRLS, encoded by the coding sequence GTGTCTCAAAAAGCATGGGGCGGACGGTTCAGTGAACCGACGGACGCTCAGGTAGAACTGTTCACGGAATCGATTTCATTCGATTCCCGTCTCGCGGCTGTCGACGTCGAAGGCTCGCAGGCTCATGCGCGGATGCTGGCCCATGTCGGTCTGATCACGGCTGACGAGTGCGAGCAGATCTGCACCGCGCTCACCGAGATCCTCGGCGAGATCCGTCGCGGCGAAATGGAATACAAGTCTTCGCTCGAAGACATCCACATGCACATCGAGTCGGCGCTCATTCGCCGACTGGGAGATGTGGGCCGCAAGCTGCACACCGGCCGCTCGCGGAACGATCAGGTCGCCACCGATATCCGGCTGTATATCCGCAACACGATTGACGCTCTCGATGTCCAGCTCAAGGAACTGCAACTGGCCTTCGTCAGCCGTGGCGAGCGGGACATTGGCGTGATTCTCCCAGGCTACACGCACCTGCAGCGCGCTCAGCCGGTGAATGCCGTCCATTACTGGCTGGCCTATTGCGAAAAATTTCAGCGTGACCGCGATCGACTGGCCGATTGCCGTAAGCGGATGAATCAATGCCCGCTGGGTGCTGCCGCGCTGGCCGGATCGACGTTGCCGCTGGATCGGCAGTTCACTGCATCAGCTCTGCACTTCACCTCGCCGGCCGCCAACAGTCTCGACATCTCCAGCGACCGCGATTACCTCGCCGAGTTCACGTCAGCGCTGGCGCTGATTGCGGTGCATCTCTCCGGCTGGGCGGAAGAATGGATTTTGTGGTGTACCACCGAATTCGGCTTTCTGAAGCTGCCGGACAAGTACACCACCGGTTCGTCGATCATGCCGCAGAAAAAGAATCCAGACGTGCTCGAGCTGATTCGCGGCAAATCGGCTCGGGTGATCGCGGCCTCGCAGCAACTATTCGTGCTGATGAAGGGGCTGCCGATGGCCTACAACCGCGACCTGCAGGAAGACAAGCTGGCCGCTTTCACGGCGTACGACACCGTCAATAGCTGCCTGCTGGTGGCCCCTTCGATTGTGGCTCACGCGGTGCTGAATCGAGAAAGAATCAACGCCCGCATTGAAGAAGGCTTTCTCGACGCCACGGCCCTGATGGAATACCTCATCAAGCAGGGCGTCCCCATGCGGACGGGGCATGAGATCGTCGGCAAGCTGGTGGCGGAATGCGAAGGCCGCGGCTGCCGTCTGGCCGACCTGAAGCTGAACGAACTGCAACAAGTCGCTCCGGCGGTCAAAGACGACATCTATGCCGTGCTGGGGGCGAGCAAGGCGGCGAATGCGCTCGTCACCTACGGCTCAGGCGGCACAGAATGTGTGAAAGAACAACTCGCTCAGTGGATCGTTCGATTGAGCTGA
- the ispD gene encoding 2-C-methyl-D-erythritol 4-phosphate cytidylyltransferase, with protein MPKFAVILAAAGQSSRFGDARRKKPFIDLKGRPVWVRAIEPLVNHPDVVQSLIVVAADDVEWFTEKFRPNLAFMNVDVIAGGKERADSVQNALAHVKSNVDYVAVHDAARPLLVKKWVDEVFAAAIKSGAAIPASPIASTIKRVAQGKITETVPREHLWGAQTPQVFERKLLLEAFAKRDKFVATDEAQLVERIGHAVSIVDCSPLNIKITTQEDFRMAEALLEVLPKEKSLANMHPFAADNPHLFKDL; from the coding sequence GTGCCCAAGTTTGCCGTCATCCTCGCTGCCGCCGGGCAGAGCAGTCGCTTTGGCGATGCGCGGCGGAAGAAGCCGTTCATCGACCTGAAGGGACGCCCCGTCTGGGTGCGGGCGATCGAACCGCTGGTCAATCATCCAGATGTCGTGCAGTCGCTGATCGTCGTCGCGGCAGATGATGTCGAATGGTTCACGGAAAAGTTCCGCCCGAACCTGGCGTTCATGAACGTCGACGTGATTGCCGGAGGCAAGGAACGCGCCGACTCGGTCCAGAACGCCCTCGCACATGTGAAGTCGAACGTCGACTATGTCGCCGTCCACGACGCCGCGCGTCCGCTGCTGGTCAAGAAATGGGTCGACGAGGTCTTCGCCGCCGCTATCAAGTCCGGCGCAGCGATTCCCGCGTCACCGATTGCCAGCACCATCAAGCGCGTCGCCCAGGGGAAGATCACCGAAACAGTCCCCCGCGAACACTTGTGGGGAGCGCAAACGCCGCAGGTGTTTGAACGCAAGCTGTTGCTGGAAGCCTTCGCCAAACGGGACAAGTTCGTTGCGACTGATGAGGCGCAGCTCGTCGAACGTATCGGGCACGCGGTCTCGATCGTCGACTGCTCGCCGCTGAACATCAAGATCACGACGCAGGAAGACTTTCGCATGGCCGAGGCGCTGCTCGAAGTGCTGCCGAAAGAAAAGTCGCTGGCAAACATGCACCCCTTCGCCGCCGACAACCCGCACCTGTTCAAGGATCTATGA
- a CDS encoding ThuA domain-containing protein: MSVSSSRWLRVFLSLTLLAASQAVFVRGSLADDPPVKPLKALLVLGGCCHDYEAQKDILSKGISDRAHVEVTIAYDPDKTTKHLNPIYENPDWAKGYDVIIHDECTADVKDVAIIERILEPHRNGLPGVVLHCAMHSFRSEGFPGVTPWFQFTGLQTTGHGPQTPIDISFVDPESPITRGLSNWTTTNEELYNNSAGKLLDSATALARGHQVTKNKQGMEVTADNVLIWTNNYEGKAKIFGTTLGHNNVTVSDPKYLDLVTRGLLWSCGKLNDTYLKTPETK; the protein is encoded by the coding sequence ATGTCTGTCTCTTCTTCGCGGTGGCTGCGAGTCTTTCTCAGTCTGACTCTTCTCGCGGCCAGTCAGGCCGTCTTCGTTCGCGGCAGCCTCGCCGACGATCCTCCGGTGAAACCGCTCAAGGCGCTGCTCGTTCTGGGCGGCTGCTGTCATGACTACGAGGCCCAGAAGGACATCCTTTCGAAAGGGATCTCTGATCGGGCTCACGTGGAAGTGACCATCGCTTACGACCCAGATAAGACGACCAAGCACCTCAACCCGATTTATGAGAACCCGGATTGGGCCAAGGGCTACGACGTCATCATTCACGATGAATGCACCGCTGACGTGAAAGACGTGGCGATCATCGAACGAATTCTGGAACCGCATCGCAACGGCCTGCCCGGCGTGGTACTGCACTGCGCGATGCACTCCTTCCGCAGCGAAGGCTTCCCCGGCGTTACCCCCTGGTTCCAGTTCACCGGCCTGCAGACGACAGGTCACGGCCCGCAAACACCGATCGACATTTCCTTCGTCGATCCGGAAAGCCCGATCACTCGCGGCCTCTCGAACTGGACCACCACGAACGAAGAACTCTACAACAACAGCGCCGGCAAACTGCTCGACTCCGCCACGGCGCTTGCCCGCGGCCATCAGGTCACCAAGAACAAGCAGGGGATGGAAGTCACTGCCGACAACGTGCTGATCTGGACCAACAACTACGAAGGCAAAGCGAAAATCTTCGGGACCACGCTCGGTCACAATAACGTCACCGTCTCTGATCCGAAGTATCTCGACCTCGTCACTCGTGGGCTGCTGTGGTCGTGCGGCAAGCTGAACGACACTTACCTGAAGACTCCCGAGACGAAGTAG
- the dnaA gene encoding chromosomal replication initiator protein DnaA, with the protein MPPVLSPVVSFAGPHVSSNALDQLRTALQTHLGPRRFQNWFGASSRLKLDGASLTLCVQSPYLVKWIQKQFEGELLRIAAPIVGPDVTLTYEVGADVSLTPLPEDAETSSAPQPSLSRRTVAGPAPQSVHGRSKRMYSLSEFVVGEANALAMTGVQQFITEPASVSPLYLHGGVGNGKTHLLEGLRARLRKECPQLQVLLLTAEHFCNYFTQALSARTLPSFRTKFRNVDLLLVDDVDFLDGKKGFQEEFLHTLKQFEQEGRSVAVSANRHPRLLSNTSDELVSRFLSGLVCRIESPDDAMRREIVQRRATRLKAKFSTEALDHVANRFTGNVRELEGAVNVLSTWSQMTRSRVTLQVSRKLLGRLERDCVRLIRVGDIETAVCEFFGVETESLRSSSRKQSLSQPRMLAMYLSRKLTQSAYSEIGAHFGGRNHSTVMSAERKIADQLAASQTIRIASETWTLQDLLQTLEDRIKAG; encoded by the coding sequence ATGCCGCCCGTTCTATCCCCCGTCGTTTCTTTCGCAGGCCCCCATGTCAGTTCGAACGCTCTCGATCAATTGCGGACCGCCTTGCAGACTCACCTGGGGCCGCGCCGCTTCCAGAACTGGTTCGGGGCCAGCTCGCGACTGAAGCTCGACGGCGCCAGCCTGACGCTGTGCGTCCAGAGCCCGTATCTGGTCAAGTGGATTCAGAAGCAGTTCGAGGGCGAACTGCTGCGCATCGCCGCGCCGATCGTGGGACCGGATGTCACACTCACATACGAAGTCGGCGCTGATGTCTCTCTGACTCCGTTGCCGGAAGACGCCGAGACCTCCTCTGCGCCGCAACCGAGCCTGAGCCGCCGCACCGTCGCAGGCCCTGCGCCGCAATCTGTCCATGGCCGCAGCAAGCGGATGTATTCGCTCTCCGAGTTTGTCGTTGGGGAAGCGAACGCCCTCGCCATGACCGGCGTGCAGCAGTTCATCACCGAGCCGGCCTCCGTCTCGCCGCTGTATCTGCATGGCGGTGTCGGCAACGGCAAGACGCACCTCCTCGAAGGCCTGCGGGCACGGCTCCGCAAGGAATGTCCGCAACTGCAAGTCCTGCTGCTGACTGCCGAACACTTCTGTAACTACTTCACGCAAGCGCTGTCAGCCCGGACGTTGCCGAGCTTCCGCACGAAGTTTCGGAACGTCGATTTGCTGCTGGTGGACGACGTCGATTTCCTCGACGGCAAGAAGGGGTTTCAGGAAGAGTTTCTGCACACACTGAAACAGTTTGAACAAGAAGGCCGCTCTGTCGCGGTGTCGGCCAATCGCCATCCGCGACTCCTGTCGAACACATCCGACGAACTGGTCAGCCGGTTCCTGTCAGGACTGGTCTGTCGTATCGAGTCTCCGGACGACGCCATGCGTCGTGAAATCGTGCAGCGTCGCGCCACGCGGCTGAAGGCCAAGTTCAGTACCGAGGCGCTCGATCATGTCGCGAACCGATTCACCGGCAATGTTCGCGAACTCGAAGGCGCCGTCAACGTCCTCTCGACCTGGTCGCAGATGACCCGCAGTCGCGTCACCTTACAGGTGTCGCGCAAGCTGCTGGGTCGTCTGGAGCGAGATTGCGTCCGTTTGATTCGCGTGGGCGACATCGAAACAGCGGTCTGTGAGTTCTTTGGCGTCGAGACCGAGTCGCTCCGTTCGTCATCCCGGAAGCAGTCGCTGTCTCAGCCGCGGATGCTGGCGATGTACCTGTCCCGCAAGTTGACGCAGTCGGCTTACAGCGAGATCGGGGCGCACTTCGGAGGCCGCAACCACAGTACGGTCATGTCAGCCGAACGCAAGATCGCCGACCAGCTGGCGGCGTCGCAAACCATCCGGATTGCCTCCGAAACCTGGACTCTGCAGGATCTTTTGCAGACACTGGAAGACCGCATTAAGGCGGGGTAG
- the cysC gene encoding adenylyl-sulfate kinase — MASEGGNITWHEHKVSNADRVKAMGNKGAVIWFTGLSGSGKSTVANTVDHKLHALGKKTYVLDGDNIRFGLNKDKKSLIEKCGYTEAAAQRFGVGFSAEDRMENIRRIGEVAKLFSDAGIITLTAFISPYRIDRDAVRAILQPGEFIEVLVDADLAVCEKRDPKGLYKKARAGELKGFTGIDAPYEAPEKPELVLDSNNKGIDELADDVIAYLTKNGYLSV; from the coding sequence ATGGCAAGCGAAGGCGGAAATATCACATGGCACGAGCACAAGGTCTCCAACGCCGACCGCGTCAAGGCGATGGGGAACAAAGGGGCCGTGATCTGGTTCACCGGTTTGAGCGGATCGGGCAAGAGCACCGTCGCCAACACGGTTGATCACAAGCTGCATGCTCTCGGCAAGAAGACGTATGTGCTGGACGGCGACAACATCCGCTTCGGCCTGAACAAAGACAAGAAGTCGCTGATCGAAAAATGCGGTTATACCGAAGCTGCCGCACAGCGCTTCGGCGTCGGCTTTTCCGCGGAAGACCGCATGGAAAACATCCGCCGCATCGGAGAAGTCGCCAAGCTGTTCTCTGACGCCGGCATCATCACGCTGACCGCGTTTATCTCTCCGTACCGCATCGATCGCGATGCCGTCCGCGCGATTCTGCAGCCGGGCGAATTCATTGAAGTGCTCGTCGACGCCGACCTGGCCGTCTGCGAGAAGCGCGACCCGAAAGGTCTCTACAAGAAGGCTCGCGCAGGCGAACTCAAAGGCTTCACCGGGATCGACGCTCCTTACGAAGCGCCCGAGAAGCCGGAACTGGTTCTCGACTCCAACAACAAGGGGATCGATGAGCTTGCTGATGACGTCATCGCCTACCTGACCAAGAACGGCTACCTGTCCGTTTGA
- a CDS encoding HU family DNA-binding protein — protein sequence MADKPLTKTQILNELAERSGVAKKDVSEVMEKLEGLIEESLGKKGPGVFTMPGLMKIAIKTRKAQPARVGRNPQTGDEIQIPAKKAKKVVKVTALKKLKEMVH from the coding sequence ATGGCCGACAAGCCGTTGACAAAGACCCAGATCCTGAATGAACTCGCCGAACGTTCGGGCGTCGCCAAGAAAGACGTCTCGGAAGTGATGGAGAAGCTGGAAGGTCTGATTGAAGAGAGCCTCGGCAAAAAAGGCCCCGGCGTCTTCACCATGCCCGGCCTGATGAAGATCGCGATCAAGACCCGCAAGGCACAGCCTGCCCGTGTTGGCCGCAATCCCCAGACCGGCGACGAGATCCAGATCCCCGCCAAGAAGGCGAAGAAAGTGGTGAAGGTCACCGCTCTGAAGAAGCTGAAGGAAATGGTCCACTAG
- a CDS encoding voltage-gated chloride channel family protein: MTLARSVLKWILLSLPLGVLVGSACALFLGALERATELRFEYPWLLYLLPLGGALIGWIYWSFGQSVEAGNNLIMDEIHEPGGGVPLRMAPLVLIGTIATHLFGGSAGREGTAVQMGGSIASGIARWVPGLKPDDVRNLLMAGIAAGFGGVFGTPVSGMIFAMEVLAIGRMSYAASLPCLVASIVSDQTCTAWGIGHTHYRIVSILPVESGLHLAPLDAWRLFAAALAGVLFGLTSLLFAEMTHGLHAAFKSLIRWPILRPVVGGCLVILLVWIVGTRDYLGLGVTSPDPAAVTIVSCFEPGGAHAFSWFWKVIFTAVTLGSGFKGGEVTPLFFIGAALGNVLAGIFNVPVDLFAGLGFVAVFAGATNTPIACTVMAVELFGGENIVYFAVACQLAYLFSGHSGIYLSQRIGTPKLALKPLEEMQSLRQARANRRGFLRFVGRSGKKNHEKDETHE; this comes from the coding sequence ATGACGCTTGCCAGATCCGTTCTGAAATGGATTCTGCTCTCACTGCCGCTGGGGGTGCTGGTTGGCTCGGCGTGTGCGCTGTTCCTCGGGGCGCTCGAACGGGCGACGGAGTTACGATTCGAATATCCCTGGCTGCTGTATCTGTTGCCGCTGGGGGGAGCGCTCATCGGCTGGATTTACTGGTCGTTCGGCCAATCGGTCGAGGCCGGTAACAACCTCATCATGGACGAGATCCATGAGCCGGGGGGCGGAGTGCCGCTCAGAATGGCGCCGCTGGTCTTGATTGGCACGATTGCGACCCACCTGTTTGGCGGTTCGGCCGGACGGGAAGGGACCGCCGTGCAGATGGGAGGGAGCATTGCGTCCGGCATTGCCCGTTGGGTTCCCGGGCTCAAGCCGGATGATGTTCGCAATCTGCTGATGGCGGGGATCGCCGCCGGCTTTGGAGGCGTGTTCGGCACGCCGGTCTCAGGCATGATCTTCGCCATGGAAGTGCTGGCGATCGGTCGCATGAGCTATGCGGCGAGTTTGCCCTGTCTCGTGGCCAGCATTGTCAGCGATCAAACCTGTACGGCCTGGGGCATTGGGCACACGCATTATCGCATCGTCAGCATTCTGCCGGTCGAATCGGGTTTGCACCTCGCGCCGCTCGATGCCTGGCGACTGTTCGCCGCAGCACTCGCCGGCGTGCTGTTCGGGCTCACGAGTCTGCTCTTCGCCGAAATGACGCATGGGCTGCATGCGGCGTTCAAGTCGCTGATCCGCTGGCCGATCCTGCGTCCGGTCGTCGGAGGCTGCCTGGTGATTCTGCTGGTGTGGATCGTCGGCACGCGCGATTATCTCGGGCTTGGAGTGACGTCGCCTGACCCGGCAGCGGTCACCATTGTCAGTTGTTTTGAGCCCGGCGGGGCGCATGCCTTCAGTTGGTTCTGGAAGGTGATCTTCACGGCGGTGACGCTGGGGAGCGGCTTCAAGGGGGGCGAAGTGACGCCCTTGTTCTTTATCGGGGCGGCCCTGGGGAACGTGCTGGCCGGGATCTTCAATGTCCCGGTCGATCTCTTCGCCGGCTTGGGCTTCGTTGCCGTGTTCGCAGGTGCGACGAATACGCCGATCGCGTGTACGGTGATGGCGGTCGAACTGTTTGGCGGCGAGAACATCGTCTACTTCGCCGTCGCCTGCCAGTTGGCGTATCTCTTCAGCGGCCACTCCGGCATTTATTTGTCGCAACGCATCGGCACGCCGAAGCTGGCATTGAAGCCGTTGGAAGAAATGCAGTCACTCCGCCAGGCCAGAGCGAATCGACGCGGTTTTCTCAGATTTGTTGGTCGCAGCGGAAAGAAGAACCATGAAAAAGACGAAACACACGAATAA
- a CDS encoding dihydrodipicolinate synthase family protein, which produces MKSPLSGIIPPLLTPLTARDQLDVAGLERLIEHVLAGGVHGLFLLGTTGEAPSLSYRLRRELVTKSCRIVNGRVPVLVGITDTSFVEAVRFAEHASDCGADAVVAAPPYYLPPSQPELREFILELMTELPLPLMLYNMPGLTQAPFELPTVAALMQHDGILGIKDSSGDMKYVQGLLQLARQRSDWSVLIGPEELTAEGVLMGAHGGVSGGANLSPKLFVDLYTAAAAGDVPRVRKLQRKALQLSELLYSWGQTRGGWILGLKCALSHLGICSDLPAEPLRSLTDAERETIRERLAVLGLLPVSPSEVGVNE; this is translated from the coding sequence ATGAAATCACCGCTGAGCGGCATCATTCCGCCGCTGCTGACCCCCCTGACCGCCCGCGACCAACTCGATGTCGCCGGACTCGAACGGTTGATCGAACATGTTCTTGCCGGCGGCGTGCATGGCCTGTTCCTGCTGGGAACCACGGGCGAAGCGCCCAGTCTGAGTTATCGGCTGCGACGGGAACTGGTCACGAAGTCATGCCGGATTGTAAACGGCCGCGTGCCCGTTCTGGTCGGCATCACCGACACGTCGTTCGTGGAAGCGGTGCGGTTTGCGGAACACGCATCCGACTGCGGCGCGGACGCCGTGGTTGCTGCCCCTCCTTATTACCTGCCCCCCAGCCAGCCGGAGCTCCGCGAGTTCATTCTCGAACTGATGACGGAGTTACCGCTCCCGCTGATGCTCTACAACATGCCGGGGCTGACGCAGGCTCCATTCGAATTGCCGACAGTCGCTGCACTCATGCAGCATGACGGCATTCTGGGCATCAAGGACAGCTCCGGGGACATGAAATATGTGCAGGGTCTGCTGCAACTCGCGCGACAGCGGAGCGACTGGTCGGTGCTGATCGGGCCTGAAGAGCTGACGGCCGAGGGGGTCCTGATGGGGGCTCACGGCGGCGTCAGCGGCGGAGCGAACCTGTCACCGAAACTGTTTGTCGATCTCTACACCGCAGCAGCGGCAGGCGACGTTCCCCGAGTTCGCAAGCTGCAGCGGAAGGCGCTGCAGCTCAGCGAACTCCTCTACAGCTGGGGGCAGACTCGCGGCGGCTGGATTCTCGGTCTGAAGTGCGCGTTGTCTCACCTTGGAATCTGCAGCGACCTGCCGGCGGAACCGCTGCGGTCGCTCACGGATGCCGAGCGGGAAACAATCCGCGAGCGGCTGGCAGTGCTGGGACTGCTGCCAGTGAGCCCGTCGGAAGTCGGAGTCAACGAATGA
- a CDS encoding DUF1559 domain-containing protein, with the protein MTERQPSKKFIGPFSLPMFVVLGVVALFFGAIVVRQGLIESRAANERQKVRKNLKQIGIALQRYDEIHRILPTPAVESDPTD; encoded by the coding sequence ATGACCGAACGTCAGCCATCTAAAAAATTCATCGGGCCGTTCTCACTGCCCATGTTCGTAGTGCTGGGCGTGGTCGCTCTGTTCTTCGGAGCAATCGTGGTCCGCCAAGGTCTCATCGAGTCTCGGGCTGCGAACGAACGCCAAAAAGTTCGGAAAAACCTGAAGCAGATCGGAATCGCACTGCAGAGGTACGACGAGATTCATAGGATTCTGCCTACGCCAGCCGTCGAAAGCGATCCTACCGATTGA